The Martelella sp. AD-3 genome includes a region encoding these proteins:
- a CDS encoding Arm DNA-binding domain-containing protein — protein sequence MPNIYLTDTFVRTVRCPADKDQIIYWDNPVSPDGKVRHGAVGGLGLRVTARGNKSFVHAYAFNGERRRKALGAAGVLNVGSARLAVLERERKLGEGSDPDTDERELTVRDAIDRYWSTHIC from the coding sequence ATGCCCAATATTTACCTGACTGATACCTTCGTTCGCACCGTGCGATGTCCTGCCGACAAGGACCAGATCATCTATTGGGATAATCCGGTTTCACCGGATGGCAAAGTGCGTCATGGCGCCGTTGGCGGCCTCGGTCTGCGGGTGACGGCGCGCGGCAACAAGTCGTTCGTTCATGCCTACGCCTTCAATGGTGAACGGCGGCGTAAAGCTCTCGGCGCAGCCGGTGTGCTGAACGTCGGCTCCGCCCGGCTGGCGGTGCTGGAACGTGAACGTAAATTGGGAGAGGGGAGCGATCCCGATACCGACGAGCGCGAGCTGACCGTCCGGGATGCGATCGATCGCTACTGGTCAACCCACATCTGTTGA
- a CDS encoding Fic family protein translates to MIWNWQKDDWPEFDYDKAAIEPLERLFLKASGEFVGAFRHVAAADKDLLRIELISDEALKTSEIEGEILNRDSLQSSLRNQFGLGMEDRRVTPKERGIAEMMVDLYEGFDGQLSHETLFSWHRMVMAGERRVQTIGQYRAHEDPMQIVSGPFGRQKVHFEAPPSARVPMEMERYVDWFNRASAVEQASSGPLTRAGIAHLYFESIHPFEDGNGRIGRALSEKALAQGLGQPTLIALAYTIERNRKRYYEMLERASKSNEITHWLVWFAETVLEAQRTTLRRVEFYIAKARFYETFADRLNERQAKVIARMFREGVDGFEGGLSARNYISIAGGSTATTTRDLQHLVEIGALVRTGERRYTRYFLNLSGAS, encoded by the coding sequence ATGATCTGGAATTGGCAAAAAGACGACTGGCCCGAATTCGACTATGACAAGGCGGCCATTGAGCCCCTTGAACGGCTTTTTCTGAAAGCCTCGGGCGAGTTTGTCGGAGCGTTTCGGCATGTCGCGGCGGCTGACAAGGACCTGCTGAGGATCGAGCTGATTTCGGACGAGGCGTTGAAAACCTCCGAAATCGAAGGAGAGATTCTCAACCGGGACAGCCTGCAATCATCCCTGCGTAACCAGTTTGGGTTGGGGATGGAAGACCGCCGTGTCACACCCAAGGAGCGCGGCATTGCCGAAATGATGGTGGACCTCTACGAAGGGTTTGACGGCCAGCTGTCCCATGAAACCCTGTTCTCCTGGCACCGCATGGTTATGGCCGGAGAGCGCCGTGTTCAGACAATCGGGCAATATCGGGCTCATGAGGATCCCATGCAGATTGTGTCAGGGCCCTTCGGCAGACAGAAAGTTCACTTTGAAGCCCCGCCCTCGGCGCGGGTGCCGATGGAAATGGAGCGCTATGTTGACTGGTTCAATCGGGCGAGCGCTGTTGAGCAGGCGTCTTCTGGCCCTTTGACGAGGGCAGGGATCGCCCACCTCTACTTTGAAAGTATCCATCCCTTTGAAGACGGCAACGGCCGGATTGGCCGGGCGCTTTCGGAAAAGGCGTTGGCGCAGGGACTTGGGCAGCCGACACTGATTGCTCTTGCCTACACGATTGAGCGAAACCGCAAGCGATATTATGAAATGCTGGAGCGAGCGAGCAAGAGCAACGAAATTACCCACTGGCTGGTCTGGTTCGCCGAAACGGTGCTGGAAGCTCAGCGCACAACGCTGCGGCGCGTTGAGTTTTATATCGCCAAGGCCCGTTTTTATGAAACCTTTGCTGACCGGCTGAACGAACGTCAGGCCAAAGTGATTGCCCGCATGTTCCGGGAGGGTGTCGATGGGTTTGAAGGCGGCTTAAGCGCGCGGAATTATATCAGCATTGCCGGTGGGTCGACCGCCACGACGACCCGCGATCTGCAGCACCTTGTCGAAATCGGCGCTTTGGTGCGTACCGGCGAACGGCGATACACCCGATATTTCCTGAATCTGAGCGGAGCGAGCTAG
- a CDS encoding site-specific integrase, which produces MNNACEMRLYNESNDRLYINPAERRRLIEAAEQTADLQAGTLCLTLLYTGCRISEALELTVFSVQPESRLISVRCLKKRKRHVIREIPVPPGLIVRLEQVHAVSTRQKAGTHCPWLWASHGSRINRSTAYRWVKQVMQEAGIAGRHASPKGLRHGYGIHAIRSGIPLHMLRKWMGHASMTTTAIYANAIGREEIELADRMW; this is translated from the coding sequence ATGAACAACGCATGCGAAATGCGGCTCTACAATGAGAGCAACGACCGGCTTTATATCAATCCGGCCGAACGGCGGCGGCTGATCGAGGCGGCAGAACAAACGGCTGATCTTCAGGCTGGCACGCTCTGCCTGACTCTTCTCTACACCGGCTGTCGAATATCGGAGGCTCTGGAACTGACCGTTTTCTCGGTCCAGCCGGAATCAAGGCTGATTTCGGTGCGCTGCCTGAAAAAGCGCAAAAGGCACGTCATCCGGGAGATACCGGTGCCCCCTGGCCTGATCGTCAGGTTGGAACAGGTCCACGCCGTCAGCACGCGCCAAAAGGCTGGTACGCACTGTCCCTGGCTGTGGGCATCCCATGGTAGCCGGATCAATCGATCAACGGCCTATCGCTGGGTCAAGCAGGTGATGCAGGAAGCCGGGATAGCCGGTCGGCATGCCAGCCCCAAAGGCTTGCGGCATGGCTATGGCATTCATGCGATCCGCTCAGGCATTCCCCTGCACATGCTCCGCAAATGGATGGGGCACGCCTCCATGACCACCACGGCGATCTACGCCAACGCTATCGGCCGGGAGGAAATCGAACTGGCTGACCGGATGTGGTGA
- the lexA gene encoding transcriptional repressor LexA codes for MLTRKQQELLYFIHERMKETGIPPSFDEMKEALDLASKSGIHRLITALEERGFIRRLPNRARALEILRMPDSMAAQPPRRGFSPSVIEGSLGKTPPPKPAAGASESGSSDIPVMGRIAAGVPISAIQENTHAIAVPSEMLGTGEHYALEVQGDSMIDAGIFDGDTVIIRNINTASPGDIVVALVNDEEATLKRFRRKGASIALEAANPAYETRIFAADQVKVQGKLVGLIRRYH; via the coding sequence ATGCTGACGCGCAAGCAACAGGAACTGCTTTATTTCATCCACGAACGGATGAAGGAGACAGGCATTCCCCCGTCCTTCGATGAGATGAAGGAGGCGCTTGATCTGGCGTCGAAGTCGGGCATCCACCGCCTGATCACGGCGCTTGAGGAACGCGGCTTCATCCGCCGGCTTCCCAACCGGGCCCGGGCGCTTGAAATCCTGCGCATGCCGGACAGCATGGCCGCGCAGCCGCCGCGCCGCGGTTTCTCGCCGAGCGTGATCGAGGGCAGTCTCGGCAAGACGCCGCCGCCGAAGCCGGCCGCCGGCGCTTCCGAAAGCGGATCGTCCGATATTCCCGTCATGGGGCGGATTGCGGCCGGCGTCCCGATTTCGGCCATCCAGGAAAACACCCACGCCATTGCCGTCCCGTCCGAGATGCTGGGTACCGGCGAGCATTACGCGCTCGAGGTTCAGGGCGATTCGATGATCGATGCCGGTATTTTCGATGGCGACACGGTGATCATCCGCAACATCAACACTGCATCCCCCGGCGATATCGTCGTGGCGCTCGTCAATGACGAGGAGGCGACGCTGAAACGGTTTCGCCGCAAGGGCGCTTCGATCGCGCTGGAAGCGGCCAACCCGGCCTATGAGACACGGATTTTCGCCGCAGACCAGGTCAAGGTTCAGGGCAAGCTTGTCGGCCTGATCCGCCGCTACCACTGA
- a CDS encoding ComEC/Rec2 family competence protein translates to MGRFVALAGEELAFGRAFLFVPLLMAFGAAWWFSRSASPALWGLLLYWAIAVLSWLMLRHARPGGRLAAGLAAAFLTGAVFAQFEVLRLSTVMLDSPVTTRVTGLVEAREPTDSGWRYVVRVLATEEPAIRRPPERVTLVARGKSPPVEIGGAMTGVARLSPPSGPALPGLVDFGFLSYFDGIGAVGFLYGAPQALPTPALLPQQGVAQSAGDAAGRWIEGLRDSIASRIRAVLPGDTGAFANAIITGQRRAMSDGTLNALRNAGLAHVIAISGLHMALAAGIFFSALRLILSFSPRAAEAVATKKLAALTAIFAAAFYLAISGMQVSARRAFIMLAIMLAAAVADRPAISLRNVALAALAILAVSPSEAIGPGMQMSFAATLALIAGYSFWQRRHAGEGGFKPHALARIILLAASGIVMTALIGGLSTAPIAMAHFQRVAGYGLLGNLLAMPIVTFLVMPAGLLAMLAMPLGLHAPFLLAMGLGLDWVIAIAKWVDGLGGAFETGAMPPGFLLLFLAGFMPLVLLRTRLRLTGLAPMTLALSLLIIPREDGAPVLLVSEDGALLALLAGNAAALSKNRPPAFIYEQWQSAYAIKAAEPPVEGERIAVLLDGVDRFERLDGEQMRAANAAFEADSASAAARPGRFICEKDAWCVAALSGAPAQAQPLRVAQVFRPALTGAACDRADIVISVYRPGFEACRSGSFLVTPAMRRQTGALRFMIKPPDDGAAPDKAKPSSPAETLDMDAHARVGLFGDFDYVIGDDAPGTVWEDSHSRLTGNAGAALTDSPRAGPKPDLAQRAEADEAARPTSALGSQMESSGIRENASQQMDRAVPRARERQYRASSNGEAATVPAPVASDLEISAQNRPAGARGEALAPAPCNEIHVAITPAIASVTRPWSRHRLYDWRSGTYAGPITLPERLAFFSGSGGSGRQACPEP, encoded by the coding sequence GTGGGGCGTTTTGTCGCGCTTGCTGGCGAGGAACTGGCCTTCGGCCGGGCCTTTCTGTTTGTCCCGCTGTTGATGGCATTCGGCGCGGCCTGGTGGTTTTCGAGGTCTGCATCGCCAGCGCTCTGGGGCCTATTGCTGTATTGGGCAATTGCCGTCCTTTCCTGGTTGATGCTGCGGCATGCGCGACCGGGGGGAAGGCTTGCGGCCGGCCTCGCCGCGGCATTCCTCACGGGCGCGGTGTTCGCACAGTTCGAGGTCCTCAGACTTTCGACGGTGATGCTGGATTCGCCTGTAACCACGCGCGTCACCGGCCTCGTCGAGGCGCGCGAGCCGACTGACAGCGGATGGCGCTATGTCGTGCGGGTCCTTGCAACGGAAGAGCCGGCGATCCGCCGTCCGCCGGAGCGGGTCACGCTTGTGGCCCGCGGCAAGTCGCCGCCGGTCGAGATCGGCGGCGCGATGACCGGCGTCGCGCGGCTTTCCCCGCCGTCCGGGCCGGCGCTGCCCGGTCTGGTCGATTTCGGGTTTCTCTCCTATTTCGACGGTATCGGCGCGGTCGGGTTCCTCTACGGCGCCCCGCAGGCGCTGCCGACGCCCGCGTTGCTCCCGCAACAGGGGGTCGCCCAATCCGCCGGAGATGCCGCCGGCCGCTGGATCGAGGGTCTGCGCGATTCGATCGCCTCAAGAATCCGCGCCGTGCTTCCGGGCGATACCGGCGCCTTCGCCAATGCGATCATCACCGGACAGCGGCGGGCGATGAGCGACGGGACGCTGAATGCCCTGCGCAATGCAGGCCTTGCCCATGTGATCGCCATTTCGGGCCTGCACATGGCGCTTGCCGCCGGCATCTTCTTTTCCGCGCTGCGGCTGATCCTGTCCTTTTCGCCGAGAGCCGCCGAGGCGGTCGCCACGAAGAAACTCGCCGCGCTTACGGCGATTTTCGCCGCGGCCTTCTATCTCGCGATTTCCGGGATGCAGGTCTCGGCGCGGCGCGCCTTCATCATGCTCGCCATCATGCTGGCCGCGGCGGTGGCCGACCGACCGGCGATCAGCCTGCGCAATGTCGCGCTTGCCGCTCTTGCGATACTGGCCGTGTCACCGTCGGAAGCCATCGGACCCGGCATGCAGATGTCCTTTGCCGCTACGCTGGCGCTCATTGCCGGCTACAGTTTCTGGCAGAGGCGGCATGCCGGGGAGGGCGGCTTCAAGCCGCATGCCCTGGCGCGGATTATCCTGCTGGCCGCATCCGGCATCGTGATGACCGCGCTGATCGGAGGGCTTTCGACCGCTCCGATCGCCATGGCCCATTTCCAGCGCGTGGCCGGCTACGGCCTCCTCGGCAATCTGCTGGCCATGCCGATCGTCACCTTCCTCGTCATGCCGGCGGGGCTTCTCGCCATGCTGGCCATGCCTCTCGGCCTTCATGCGCCGTTTCTCCTGGCCATGGGACTCGGCCTGGATTGGGTGATCGCGATCGCGAAATGGGTCGACGGTCTCGGCGGCGCCTTCGAGACGGGCGCGATGCCGCCCGGCTTTCTGCTGCTGTTTCTTGCCGGATTCATGCCGCTGGTGCTGCTGCGCACGCGCCTCCGCTTGACGGGACTGGCGCCGATGACGCTCGCCCTCAGCCTTCTCATCATTCCGCGCGAGGATGGCGCGCCGGTTCTGCTGGTGTCGGAGGACGGCGCGCTGCTGGCGCTTCTGGCGGGCAACGCAGCTGCCCTCAGCAAAAACCGCCCGCCCGCCTTCATTTATGAGCAGTGGCAGAGCGCCTACGCGATAAAGGCGGCAGAGCCGCCCGTCGAAGGCGAACGGATCGCGGTCCTGCTCGACGGGGTCGATCGTTTCGAGCGCCTTGACGGGGAACAGATGCGCGCGGCGAACGCCGCTTTTGAAGCCGATAGCGCGTCCGCGGCCGCGCGCCCGGGTCGCTTCATCTGCGAGAAAGACGCATGGTGCGTGGCTGCGCTTTCAGGCGCGCCGGCGCAGGCCCAGCCACTCCGCGTCGCCCAGGTTTTCCGGCCCGCGCTCACCGGCGCGGCCTGCGACCGCGCCGATATCGTCATTAGCGTCTATCGGCCGGGGTTCGAGGCCTGCCGTTCCGGAAGCTTCCTGGTGACGCCGGCGATGCGCCGCCAGACCGGCGCCCTGCGGTTCATGATCAAACCGCCGGATGACGGCGCAGCGCCGGATAAGGCAAAGCCATCCAGCCCCGCCGAAACGCTGGACATGGACGCACATGCGCGCGTCGGGCTATTCGGTGATTTTGACTATGTTATCGGCGATGACGCGCCAGGGACCGTCTGGGAGGACAGCCACTCGCGGTTGACGGGCAATGCAGGCGCCGCCCTAACCGATAGCCCGCGCGCCGGCCCGAAACCGGACCTCGCGCAACGGGCAGAGGCCGACGAAGCCGCGCGGCCGACCAGCGCATTGGGCAGTCAGATGGAATCATCTGGCATCCGCGAAAATGCATCGCAACAAATGGATAGAGCGGTTCCGCGCGCCCGTGAAAGACAGTATCGCGCTAGCTCAAACGGCGAAGCTGCGACCGTTCCTGCACCGGTCGCCAGTGATCTTGAAATCTCTGCCCAAAACCGGCCCGCAGGTGCGCGCGGCGAAGCCCTCGCGCCCGCCCCCTGCAACGAGATACATGTCGCGATCACCCCCGCAATCGCATCGGTCACGCGGCCCTGGAGCCGGCATCGCCTCTATGACTGGCGCTCGGGGACATATGCGGGGCCGATCACGCTGCCCGAGCGGCTCGCCTTCTTCAGTGGTAGCGGCGGATCAGGCCGACAAGCTTGCCCTGAACCTTGA
- the gltA gene encoding citrate synthase — MTETGKLILDGQELELNVEAGTFGPKVLDIASLYKQSGMFTYDPGFTSTASCKSTITYIDGDEGVLLHRGYPIDQLAENADFLEVCYLLLFGELPTATQKKDFDFRVTHHTMIHEQLTRLFTGFRRDAHPMAIICGCVGAMSAFYHDSIDISDPYKREIASIRMIAKIPTIAAMAYKYHVGEPFVYPRNDLDYAANFLHMCFATPCEEYKVNPILSRALDRIFILHADHEQNASTSTVRLAGSSGANPFACIAAGIACLWGPAHGGANEAALNMLKEIGSVDRIPEYIARAKDRDDPFRLMGFGHRVYKNYDPRAKIMQKTCHEVLGELGIKDDPLLDVAMELEKIALTDEYFIEKKLYPNIDFYSGITLKALGFPTTMFTVLFALARTVGWIAQWNEMIEDPEQRIGRPRQLYTGAAERDFVAIADR; from the coding sequence ATGACGGAAACTGGCAAACTCATCTTGGACGGACAGGAACTGGAACTGAACGTCGAAGCAGGCACCTTCGGTCCAAAAGTGCTCGACATCGCCTCGCTCTACAAACAGTCGGGCATGTTCACATACGACCCCGGCTTCACCTCAACCGCGTCGTGCAAGTCCACGATCACCTACATTGACGGCGACGAGGGCGTGCTGCTGCATCGCGGCTATCCGATCGACCAGCTGGCCGAAAATGCGGACTTCCTGGAAGTGTGCTATCTGCTGCTGTTCGGCGAGTTGCCGACGGCAACGCAGAAGAAGGATTTCGACTTCCGCGTCACCCACCACACGATGATCCATGAGCAGCTGACGCGGCTCTTCACCGGCTTCCGCCGCGATGCCCATCCGATGGCCATCATCTGCGGCTGCGTCGGCGCCATGTCGGCATTCTACCACGACTCGATCGACATCTCGGACCCCTACAAGCGCGAGATCGCCAGCATCCGGATGATCGCAAAGATCCCGACGATCGCGGCGATGGCCTACAAGTACCACGTCGGCGAACCCTTCGTTTACCCGCGCAACGACCTCGATTATGCGGCGAATTTCCTGCACATGTGCTTCGCCACGCCGTGCGAGGAATACAAGGTCAACCCGATCCTCTCGCGCGCCCTTGACCGCATCTTCATCCTGCATGCCGATCACGAGCAGAACGCTTCGACCTCGACCGTGCGCCTCGCCGGTTCTTCGGGCGCGAACCCGTTCGCCTGCATCGCGGCCGGCATCGCCTGCCTCTGGGGCCCTGCCCATGGCGGCGCCAACGAAGCTGCGCTCAACATGCTCAAGGAGATCGGCTCCGTTGACCGCATCCCCGAATACATCGCCCGTGCAAAGGACCGCGACGATCCGTTCCGCCTGATGGGCTTCGGTCACCGCGTCTACAAGAACTACGATCCCCGCGCCAAGATCATGCAGAAGACCTGCCACGAGGTTCTGGGCGAGCTCGGCATCAAGGACGATCCGCTCCTCGATGTGGCCATGGAACTGGAAAAGATCGCGCTGACGGACGAGTACTTCATCGAGAAGAAGCTCTATCCGAACATCGACTTCTATTCCGGCATCACGCTGAAGGCGCTCGGCTTCCCCACCACCATGTTCACCGTGCTGTTCGCCCTTGCCCGCACGGTCGGCTGGATCGCCCAGTGGAACGAGATGATCGAGGATCCGGAACAGCGCATCGGCCGTCCGCGCCAGCTCTACACAGGCGCCGCCGAACGCGATTTCGTGGCGATCGCCGATCGCTGA
- the hflX gene encoding GTPase HflX, producing the protein MSRAPESRLQEAVGLARAIGLDVVASEIVTVNEPRPATLIGTGKIKEIDELLDARNIGLVIVDHPLSPVQQRNLEKEWVAKVIDRTGLILEIFGERASTKEGRLQVELAHLNYQRGRLVRSWTHLERQRGGGGFMGGPGETQIEADRRLLRERITKLERELEQVVRTRKLHRSKRKKVPHPIVALVGYTNAGKSTLFNRITGAGVLAEDMLFATLDPTLRRMKLPHGRTVILSDTVGFISDLPTHLVAAFRATLEEVLEADLILHVRDMADPARDAQSDDVLRILGELGIDEKAQNERIIEVWNKLDLLESEEHDALMARAAASDAVMGVSAVTGEGVDALVEKIAARLAGVLTETTITLSPDRLHLLPWIYEHAIVDARRDLEDGSVDLDIRVPGAEAQRLESMLAE; encoded by the coding sequence ATGTCGCGCGCGCCCGAAAGCCGCCTGCAGGAGGCCGTCGGCCTTGCCCGCGCGATCGGGCTCGATGTCGTTGCCTCCGAGATCGTCACGGTCAACGAACCGCGTCCGGCGACGCTGATCGGGACCGGCAAGATCAAGGAAATCGACGAATTGCTCGATGCGCGCAACATCGGCCTCGTCATCGTCGATCATCCGCTTTCCCCCGTTCAGCAGCGCAATCTCGAGAAGGAATGGGTGGCCAAGGTCATCGACCGAACCGGGCTCATTCTCGAAATCTTCGGCGAGCGCGCCTCCACCAAGGAGGGGCGACTGCAGGTCGAGCTTGCGCATCTGAACTATCAGCGCGGCCGCCTTGTCAGAAGCTGGACCCACCTGGAGCGCCAGCGCGGCGGCGGCGGCTTCATGGGCGGACCCGGCGAAACCCAGATCGAGGCCGACCGAAGGCTCTTACGCGAACGGATCACCAAGCTGGAGCGCGAACTGGAGCAGGTGGTGCGCACGCGAAAGCTCCATCGCTCCAAGCGCAAGAAGGTGCCGCATCCGATCGTGGCGCTCGTCGGCTATACCAATGCCGGAAAATCGACCCTGTTCAACCGGATCACCGGCGCAGGGGTGCTGGCCGAGGACATGCTTTTCGCCACGCTCGATCCGACGCTGAGGCGCATGAAGCTGCCGCATGGACGCACCGTCATCCTGTCCGACACGGTGGGTTTCATCTCCGACCTTCCGACCCATCTCGTCGCCGCCTTCCGCGCGACGCTGGAGGAGGTGCTTGAGGCCGACCTGATACTCCATGTGCGCGACATGGCCGATCCCGCGCGTGATGCGCAGTCCGACGACGTGCTGCGCATTCTGGGCGAACTCGGCATCGATGAGAAGGCGCAGAACGAGCGGATCATCGAGGTCTGGAACAAGCTCGACCTTCTTGAAAGCGAAGAGCACGACGCGCTGATGGCGCGGGCGGCTGCCAGCGATGCGGTGATGGGTGTTTCGGCCGTGACCGGCGAGGGCGTCGATGCGCTCGTGGAAAAGATCGCGGCGCGGCTGGCGGGCGTTCTCACCGAAACGACCATCACGCTTTCGCCGGACAGGCTTCATCTTCTGCCGTGGATCTACGAACACGCGATCGTTGACGCGCGCCGCGACCTTGAGGACGGCTCCGTCGACCTTGACATTCGCGTGCCCGGCGCCGAGGCCCAGCGGCTGGAGAGCATGCTGGCCGAGTAG
- the hfq gene encoding RNA chaperone Hfq, translating to MAERSQNLQDLFLNTVRKQKISLTIFLINGVKLTGVVTSFDNFCVLLRRDGHSQLVYKHAISTIMPGQPVQMFENDDNAS from the coding sequence ATGGCGGAACGTTCTCAGAATTTGCAGGATCTTTTTCTCAATACTGTCCGCAAGCAGAAGATCTCGCTCACGATTTTTCTCATCAACGGGGTAAAACTGACGGGTGTTGTCACGTCTTTTGACAATTTCTGCGTTTTGTTGCGTCGCGATGGGCATTCGCAGCTGGTCTACAAGCATGCGATCTCGACGATCATGCCTGGCCAGCCTGTGCAGATGTTCGAGAACGACGACAACGCCTCCTGA
- the trkA gene encoding Trk system potassium transporter TrkA: MKIIICGAGQVGFGIAERLSQEYNDVSVIDTSASLIAAITELLDVRGYVGHGAHPDVLAKAGADQADMIIAVTLHDEINMVACQVAHSLFNVPTKIARIRSQSYLHSHYSDLFSRDHMPIDVTISPEVEVGKMVLRRISFPGATDIVRFADEKIAMLAVECNDDCPVLNTPLMQLSQLFPDLNATVTGIYRDEEVIIPHSTDQILAGDLVYVVCEQEHIRRTLALFGHEEQEARRIVIAGGGNIGFFVAKSIEELQPKTRLKMIELDREKAITVSDALHHGIVLQGSALDQNIMIQADVPDAHLMVALTNNDQTNILASVIAKQLGCKSNLALLNNPSFHEVTKSLGIDAYINPRAVTISRVLQHVRKGRIRSVYAVQKGAAEVIEAEALTTSPLVGTPFRDLDLPEGIRIGAVYRGNAILRPTGDLKIKPHDRVILFAVASAVRHVEQLFRVSIQYF, encoded by the coding sequence ATGAAAATCATTATCTGCGGCGCGGGCCAGGTCGGATTCGGCATCGCCGAACGCCTTTCCCAGGAATATAACGATGTCTCCGTCATCGATACGTCAGCCTCGCTGATCGCCGCCATTACCGAACTACTCGACGTGCGCGGCTATGTCGGCCACGGCGCCCATCCGGACGTGCTGGCCAAGGCCGGCGCAGACCAGGCGGACATGATCATCGCCGTGACGCTGCACGACGAGATCAACATGGTTGCCTGCCAGGTGGCGCATTCGCTGTTCAACGTGCCGACCAAGATTGCGCGCATCCGCTCGCAGAGCTATCTGCATTCGCACTATTCGGATCTCTTCTCGCGCGACCACATGCCGATCGACGTGACGATCTCGCCGGAAGTCGAGGTCGGCAAGATGGTTCTGCGGCGCATTTCCTTTCCCGGCGCAACCGATATCGTGCGTTTTGCCGATGAGAAGATCGCGATGCTGGCGGTCGAATGCAATGATGACTGCCCGGTTCTGAACACGCCGCTGATGCAGCTCAGCCAGCTCTTTCCAGATCTGAACGCAACCGTGACCGGGATCTACCGCGACGAGGAAGTGATCATTCCGCATTCGACGGACCAGATTCTCGCCGGCGATCTCGTCTATGTCGTCTGCGAGCAGGAGCATATCCGCCGCACGCTGGCGCTTTTCGGACATGAGGAGCAGGAGGCGCGGCGGATCGTGATCGCCGGCGGCGGCAATATCGGCTTCTTCGTGGCCAAGTCGATCGAGGAACTGCAGCCCAAGACGCGGCTGAAAATGATCGAGCTCGACCGCGAAAAGGCCATCACCGTCTCCGATGCGCTGCACCACGGCATCGTGCTGCAGGGGTCGGCGCTCGATCAGAACATCATGATCCAGGCCGACGTACCCGACGCGCATCTGATGGTCGCCCTCACCAATAACGACCAGACCAATATCCTGGCCTCGGTGATCGCCAAACAGCTTGGCTGCAAGTCGAACCTGGCGCTGCTCAACAATCCGTCCTTCCACGAGGTGACGAAGTCGCTGGGGATCGATGCCTATATCAACCCGCGCGCTGTCACCATCTCGCGCGTGCTCCAGCATGTCCGCAAGGGGCGTATCCGCTCGGTCTATGCCGTGCAGAAGGGAGCGGCCGAGGTGATCGAGGCGGAAGCGCTGACGACGTCACCGCTGGTCGGAACGCCGTTTCGCGATCTCGATCTGCCGGAGGGCATCCGTATCGGCGCCGTCTATCGCGGCAATGCGATCCTGCGCCCGACCGGCGATCTGAAGATCAAGCCGCATGACCGCGTCATCCTGTTCGCCGTGGCCTCCGCCGTGCGTCATGTGGAGCAGCTGTTCAGGGTCTCGATCCAGTATTTCTGA